The proteins below come from a single Piscinibacter gummiphilus genomic window:
- a CDS encoding aspartate/glutamate racemase family protein: protein MKLLLLNPNTTQAVTDAVLVAARAAARPGTELKAVTGRFGPVVIGSRAENALAHHSVLQLAAEHAHDCDAVVLAVSLDTGLWACRELLKVPVIGMTEAGLLAGCSVATRIGLITYGRRMGPLYREIAEGYGLASRLACIATLDVTPQQTFSEPQAVRDAVLTAARQLVQHDGAEAVLLAGAAMAAMAADLQPEIDVPLLDGVACAVALAEAHANLKLPKARTGSVSSTGGREVRGVSPELANLFAQRP from the coding sequence ATGAAGCTGCTGCTCCTCAACCCCAACACCACGCAGGCCGTGACCGATGCCGTGCTGGTGGCGGCACGTGCCGCCGCACGACCGGGCACCGAGTTGAAGGCGGTGACCGGCCGCTTTGGCCCGGTGGTGATCGGCTCGCGTGCGGAGAACGCATTGGCCCATCACAGCGTGCTGCAACTCGCCGCCGAGCACGCGCACGACTGCGACGCCGTGGTGCTGGCCGTCTCGCTCGACACCGGCCTCTGGGCCTGCCGCGAGCTGCTGAAGGTGCCGGTGATCGGCATGACCGAGGCCGGGCTGCTGGCGGGCTGCAGCGTGGCGACCCGCATCGGCCTCATCACCTACGGCAGGCGCATGGGCCCGCTGTACCGCGAGATTGCCGAGGGCTACGGCCTAGCGTCGCGCCTGGCCTGCATTGCCACGCTGGACGTCACGCCGCAACAGACCTTCAGCGAGCCGCAGGCGGTGCGCGATGCGGTGCTCACTGCGGCACGGCAGCTGGTGCAACACGATGGCGCCGAGGCGGTGCTGCTGGCCGGTGCGGCCATGGCCGCGATGGCGGCCGATCTGCAGCCCGAGATCGACGTGCCCTTGCTCGATGGCGTGGCCTGCGCGGTGGCGCTCGCCGAAGCACACGCCAATCTCAAGCTGCCGAAAGCACGCACCGGCAGCGTGTCGAGCACCGGCGGGCGTGAGGTGCGGGGCGTGTCGCCCGAACTGGCGAACCTGTTCGCGCAACGGCCATGA
- the tadA gene encoding tRNA adenosine(34) deaminase TadA, with protein MSTPADEHAMRIALDQAHNAWLVGEVPVGAVIMKGGQVIATGYNRPITEHDPTAHAEIVALRHAATLLGNYRLPECELYVTLEPCAMCAMALMHARFKRVVFGATDPKTGAAGSVVDLFGVPQLNHHTQIESGVLADECGKVLRDFFAERRELYRKRRALPAEPGDSEFGAAPDTIDVIPTGEVVEVEPPPPSPPRS; from the coding sequence ATGAGCACCCCCGCCGACGAACACGCCATGCGCATCGCGCTCGACCAGGCCCACAACGCGTGGCTGGTGGGCGAGGTGCCGGTGGGCGCCGTGATCATGAAAGGCGGGCAGGTGATCGCCACCGGCTACAACCGCCCCATCACCGAGCACGACCCGACCGCCCACGCCGAGATCGTGGCCCTGCGCCACGCTGCCACGCTGCTCGGCAACTACCGCCTGCCCGAATGCGAGCTCTACGTGACGCTCGAGCCCTGCGCCATGTGCGCGATGGCGCTGATGCACGCGCGCTTCAAGCGCGTGGTGTTCGGCGCCACCGACCCCAAGACCGGCGCCGCGGGCTCGGTGGTCGACTTGTTTGGCGTGCCGCAGCTCAACCACCACACCCAGATCGAAAGCGGCGTGCTGGCCGACGAGTGCGGCAAGGTGCTGCGCGATTTCTTCGCCGAGCGGCGAGAGCTGTACCGCAAGCGCCGGGCCCTGCCTGCCGAGCCCGGCGACAGCGAGTTCGGCGCCGCCCCTGACACGATTGACGTGATACCGACCGGAGAGGTTGTCGAAGTTGAGCCACCACCACCATCACCACCACGCAGCTGA
- a CDS encoding amidase, with protein sequence MNAPHTWTARDCAQRVKARELSAVEVARHFIERVVQLNPALNAIVQFDAETVIAEARRVDERMAAGESLPMAGVPVTIKDNLWVEGRTVTQGSRLFADFVAPRDAWVVARLRELGAVMLGITNCSEFACKGVTENLVYGPTRHPMDNTLTPGGSSGGAVSALAAGLGLLALGTDAGGSIRRPAAHCGLVGLKPSQGVIPHPWGFAEPNYGVSVIGLAARNAGDCAWLLDHLAGFDNGDPSAPPLSVALQAHATTAIETPRELRIAWSPQLGCGYAIDADVLSALTERVNALREAGWSVTETDPPWPDGIREYPLAALQHAGLHTLYGDALKTRRHDIDPDLAAQIDAGAAITPDEVARVLRLRERIVAGLSRFFDSYDLLLCPTAPVTAWPLSQIGPPVIGGAPAGPRGHAAFTPLFNYCGVPACSVPAGLVRGLPVGLQVVAPRFEDARVLQMAALVERLS encoded by the coding sequence ATGAACGCGCCGCACACCTGGACCGCCCGCGACTGCGCCCAGCGCGTGAAGGCGCGCGAGCTGAGCGCCGTCGAGGTGGCTCGCCACTTCATCGAGCGCGTGGTGCAACTCAACCCCGCGCTCAACGCCATCGTGCAGTTCGACGCCGAGACAGTGATCGCCGAAGCACGCCGTGTCGATGAACGAATGGCAGCGGGCGAGTCGCTGCCGATGGCCGGCGTGCCCGTCACCATCAAGGACAACCTCTGGGTCGAAGGCCGCACCGTCACCCAAGGCTCGCGCCTCTTCGCTGACTTCGTCGCGCCGCGCGATGCCTGGGTCGTCGCGCGCCTGCGTGAGCTGGGTGCCGTCATGCTTGGCATCACCAACTGTTCCGAGTTCGCCTGCAAGGGCGTGACCGAGAACCTCGTCTACGGCCCCACGCGCCACCCGATGGACAACACGCTCACGCCCGGCGGCTCGTCGGGAGGCGCGGTGTCGGCGCTGGCCGCAGGACTGGGCTTGCTGGCGCTCGGCACCGATGCCGGCGGCTCCATCCGCCGGCCCGCCGCGCACTGCGGCCTGGTCGGGCTCAAGCCCTCGCAGGGCGTGATCCCCCACCCCTGGGGCTTCGCCGAGCCGAACTACGGCGTGTCGGTGATCGGTCTCGCCGCGCGCAACGCGGGCGACTGCGCGTGGCTGCTCGACCACCTGGCCGGCTTCGACAACGGCGACCCAAGCGCACCGCCCCTGAGCGTGGCGCTTCAAGCGCACGCCACCACGGCCATCGAAACCCCTCGCGAACTGCGCATCGCCTGGAGCCCGCAACTCGGCTGCGGCTACGCCATCGACGCCGACGTGCTGTCCGCCCTCACCGAGCGGGTAAACGCGCTGCGCGAGGCCGGCTGGTCGGTGACCGAGACTGACCCGCCGTGGCCCGACGGCATCCGCGAATACCCGCTCGCCGCCTTGCAGCACGCCGGCCTGCACACGCTCTACGGCGACGCATTGAAAACGCGCCGCCACGACATCGACCCTGACCTCGCCGCGCAGATCGACGCCGGTGCCGCCATCACGCCCGACGAAGTGGCCCGTGTGCTGCGCCTGCGCGAACGCATCGTCGCCGGCCTCTCGCGCTTCTTCGATTCATACGACCTCTTGCTGTGCCCCACCGCCCCGGTGACCGCGTGGCCGCTGAGCCAGATCGGCCCGCCGGTGATCGGCGGTGCACCGGCCGGCCCCCGCGGCCACGCCGCCTTCACCCCGCTCTTCAACTACTGCGGCGTGCCCGCCTGTTCGGTGCCCGCCGGTCTCGTGCGTGGCCTGCCGGTCGGCTTACAGGTCGTCGCACCACGCTTCGAAGACGCGCGCGTGCTGCAGATGGCCGCCCTCGTGGAGCGCCTGTCATGA
- a CDS encoding LD-carboxypeptidase — MSHHHHHHHAAEAHPQHLTLFTPAGVVLKAAPLKLAARRLAAQGFEVSVDEAALARHQRFGGDDDVRLDALHRIARARPDIALATRGGYGLTRLLDRIDWKLIAKSVAHGTRWVGHSDMTALQLGLLAHTGAQSWAGPLAVGDFGGETVDDITQDCFVEAMTGALEAVGFRTEAGFDGLQAKGVLWGGNLCVLNALLGTPHFPKVKGGILFLEDVNEHPYRIERSLLQLHQAGVLNAQKAVVLGSFNEFKKSPLDRGYSLKGVVEYLRSQTKTPILTGLPFGHVPTKVTMPVGAKVTLLVQARDVLMGWDH, encoded by the coding sequence TTGAGCCACCACCACCATCACCACCACGCAGCTGAGGCCCACCCGCAGCACCTCACGCTCTTCACGCCGGCCGGCGTGGTGCTGAAGGCCGCCCCGCTGAAGCTGGCCGCCAGGCGCCTGGCCGCACAGGGTTTCGAGGTGTCGGTGGACGAAGCGGCGCTTGCCCGGCACCAGCGCTTCGGCGGCGATGACGACGTGCGACTCGACGCGCTGCACCGCATCGCCCGCGCCCGGCCCGACATCGCGCTCGCCACGCGCGGCGGCTACGGCCTCACCCGCCTGCTCGACCGCATCGACTGGAAGCTCATCGCCAAGAGCGTGGCCCACGGCACGCGCTGGGTCGGCCACAGCGACATGACGGCACTGCAACTCGGCCTGCTCGCCCACACCGGCGCGCAGAGCTGGGCCGGCCCGCTGGCCGTGGGCGACTTCGGCGGCGAGACGGTCGACGACATCACGCAAGACTGCTTCGTGGAAGCGATGACGGGCGCGCTCGAAGCCGTGGGCTTTCGCACCGAGGCGGGCTTCGACGGCCTGCAGGCCAAGGGCGTGTTGTGGGGCGGCAACCTCTGCGTGCTCAACGCGCTGCTCGGCACGCCGCACTTCCCGAAGGTGAAGGGCGGCATCCTCTTCCTCGAAGACGTGAACGAGCACCCGTACCGCATCGAGCGCAGCCTGCTGCAATTGCACCAGGCCGGTGTGCTGAATGCGCAGAAGGCGGTGGTGCTGGGCAGCTTCAACGAGTTCAAGAAGTCGCCGCTCGACCGGGGTTACTCGCTCAAGGGCGTGGTCGAGTACCTGCGCAGCCAGACGAAGACGCCCATCCTCACCGGGCTGCCCTTCGGCCATGTGCCGACCAAGGTGACGATGCCGGTGGGCGCCAAGGTGACGCTCCTG
- the hydA gene encoding dihydropyrimidinase — MSTAFDLIVRNAQAATAADLFRCDIGITGGRITALGESLQAGPNTREIDAAGRFVTPGGVDSHCHIDQPMLPPVRMADDFETGTRSAACGGTTTVIPFAAQQKGQGVQAAVDDYHRRAEGKASVDYAFHLIVSDPTPMVMSEELPSLIDKGYTSFKLYMTYEDMKLDDRQILELLEVARLHGAMVMVHAENTDAITYLTERLLAVGKTAPRFHGLSRPSPVEREATHRAITLAELVDVPILLVHVSGAEAVEQIRWARGKGLNVFAETCPQYLFLTQDDLALPGFHGARCVCSPPPRDKANQQVIWDGLADGLFTVLSSDHAPFNYDNDAGGKRLGGREPEFPYIPNGVPGIETRMGLLFSEGVLTGRLTLQQFVALTATNAARLYGLYPRKGTIAVGSDADLVVWDTGMPYTIRNEALHHAADYTPYEGRELQAWPAMTLLRGEVVWDGKRFLGRAGAGQFLHCERPEAARPRPREQSWRRWVEMDA, encoded by the coding sequence ATGAGCACCGCCTTCGACCTGATCGTGCGCAATGCGCAGGCCGCCACCGCCGCCGACCTCTTCCGCTGCGACATCGGCATCACCGGCGGGCGCATCACTGCGCTGGGTGAAAGCCTGCAGGCCGGCCCCAACACCCGCGAGATCGATGCCGCCGGCCGCTTCGTCACCCCCGGCGGTGTCGACTCGCACTGTCACATCGACCAGCCGATGCTGCCGCCCGTGCGCATGGCAGACGACTTCGAGACCGGCACCCGCTCGGCGGCCTGCGGTGGCACTACGACCGTGATTCCGTTCGCGGCGCAGCAGAAGGGGCAGGGCGTGCAGGCGGCGGTCGACGACTACCACCGCCGTGCCGAGGGCAAGGCGAGCGTCGACTACGCCTTCCACCTGATCGTGAGCGACCCCACGCCGATGGTGATGAGCGAAGAACTGCCTTCGCTCATCGACAAGGGCTACACCTCGTTCAAGCTCTACATGACCTACGAGGACATGAAGCTCGACGACCGGCAGATCCTCGAGCTGCTGGAGGTGGCGCGCCTGCATGGCGCGATGGTGATGGTCCACGCCGAGAACACCGACGCCATCACCTACCTCACCGAGCGCCTGCTGGCGGTGGGGAAGACGGCGCCGCGCTTCCACGGCCTGTCGCGCCCCTCGCCGGTGGAGCGCGAGGCCACGCACCGTGCCATCACGCTCGCCGAGCTGGTCGACGTGCCCATCCTGCTGGTGCACGTGTCGGGTGCCGAGGCGGTGGAGCAGATCCGCTGGGCGCGCGGCAAGGGGCTCAACGTGTTTGCCGAAACCTGCCCGCAGTACCTCTTCCTCACGCAGGACGACCTGGCCCTGCCGGGCTTCCACGGCGCACGCTGCGTGTGCAGCCCGCCGCCGCGCGACAAGGCCAACCAGCAGGTGATCTGGGACGGCCTGGCCGATGGCCTGTTCACCGTGCTCTCGTCGGACCACGCGCCCTTCAATTACGACAACGACGCAGGCGGCAAGCGCCTGGGCGGCAGGGAACCGGAGTTCCCTTACATCCCCAACGGCGTGCCCGGCATCGAGACGCGCATGGGCCTGCTGTTCTCGGAAGGCGTGCTCACCGGGCGCCTCACCCTCCAGCAGTTCGTCGCACTCACCGCCACCAACGCGGCGCGCCTGTATGGCCTGTACCCGCGCAAGGGCACCATTGCCGTCGGCAGCGACGCCGACCTCGTGGTCTGGGACACGGGCATGCCCTACACCATCCGCAACGAGGCGCTGCACCACGCCGCCGACTACACGCCGTACGAAGGCCGCGAACTGCAGGCATGGCCCGCGATGACGCTGCTGCGCGGCGAGGTGGTCTGGGACGGCAAAAGGTTCCTCGGCCGCGCCGGTGCGGGCCAGTTCCTGCACTGCGAACGTCCGGAGGCGGCACGCCCACGTCCGCGCGAGCAGAGCTGGCGGCGCTGGGTGGAGATGGACGCATGA
- a CDS encoding amidohydrolase family protein has product MTPRRTLLRGALALVGDELSFDRQPRDVLVADGRILAIEPAGRIEHADEVIELPQRLLAPGLVNGHQHSHEHFQRGRTENLPLELWMHLVRTRIPVKLTPRQVYLRTMIGAIESLRTGCTTLVDDLALGPAIARDQIDAALQAYDDAGVRALVGFAMMDTPIVDNFPFVDELVPAELLAELRATPRPSTDAQLALVQELAAARHPQQRRVGVLVSASAPQRCTDHYLKRLRALADELALPVITHVQETRLQVVTGQLFHGSTLVEHLDRIGFLKPATSLIHAVWLNPREIAALAESGATAQHNPWSNLLLGSGVQPVRELLEAGVNVSLGSDGSCSTVTTNMLQTVGSAAGLSKLRGDEPSRWLSAREAWHAGTLAGGRALGFGDSLGSLRVGARADLVGYRLDSVSFTPFNDPLRQLAYAERGAGVDFAMVDGEVAMRSSRLTRIDEAALLAEIEHEFHGLADRYREAEASTAPVLAAMEAIYRRSLTLPVAGDTFAARLAPLNPA; this is encoded by the coding sequence ATGACACCGCGCCGGACCCTCCTGCGCGGCGCGCTGGCGCTCGTCGGCGATGAGCTGAGCTTCGACCGCCAGCCGCGCGACGTGCTGGTCGCGGATGGGCGGATCCTGGCCATCGAGCCCGCCGGCCGCATCGAACACGCCGACGAGGTGATCGAGTTGCCCCAACGCCTGCTCGCTCCCGGTCTCGTCAACGGCCACCAGCATTCGCACGAGCACTTTCAGCGCGGGCGCACCGAGAACCTGCCGCTGGAGCTGTGGATGCACCTGGTGCGCACACGCATCCCGGTGAAGCTGACCCCACGGCAGGTGTACCTGCGCACCATGATCGGCGCGATCGAATCGCTGCGCACCGGCTGCACGACGCTGGTCGACGACCTGGCGCTCGGCCCGGCCATCGCCCGCGACCAGATCGATGCCGCGCTGCAGGCCTACGACGACGCCGGCGTCCGCGCCCTGGTCGGCTTCGCGATGATGGACACGCCCATCGTCGACAACTTTCCCTTCGTCGACGAGCTGGTGCCGGCCGAACTGCTGGCCGAGCTGCGCGCCACCCCGCGGCCGAGCACCGATGCGCAGTTGGCGCTGGTGCAGGAGCTGGCCGCCGCGCGCCACCCGCAGCAGCGGCGTGTGGGGGTACTGGTCTCGGCCTCGGCCCCGCAGCGCTGCACAGACCACTACCTCAAACGACTGCGCGCGCTGGCCGACGAGCTGGCGCTACCCGTCATCACCCACGTGCAGGAGACCCGTCTGCAGGTGGTGACCGGCCAGCTCTTCCACGGCAGCACGCTCGTCGAGCACCTGGACCGCATCGGCTTCCTGAAACCCGCCACCAGCCTCATCCACGCGGTGTGGCTCAACCCACGCGAGATCGCCGCACTGGCCGAGAGCGGCGCCACCGCGCAGCACAACCCGTGGAGCAACCTGCTGCTCGGCTCGGGGGTGCAGCCGGTGCGCGAGTTGCTCGAAGCTGGCGTGAACGTGAGCCTCGGTTCCGATGGCTCCTGCTCCACCGTCACCACCAACATGCTGCAGACGGTGGGCAGCGCCGCCGGCCTGTCCAAGCTGCGTGGTGACGAGCCCTCGCGCTGGCTCAGCGCGCGCGAAGCGTGGCACGCCGGCACGCTGGCCGGTGGGCGTGCATTGGGTTTCGGTGACTCCCTCGGCAGCCTGCGGGTCGGTGCGCGTGCCGACCTGGTCGGCTACCGGCTCGACAGCGTGAGCTTCACGCCGTTCAACGATCCGTTGCGCCAGCTCGCGTATGCGGAGCGCGGCGCAGGGGTCGATTTCGCGATGGTCGATGGCGAGGTTGCGATGCGCAGCAGCCGCCTCACCCGCATCGACGAGGCGGCGCTGCTGGCCGAGATCGAGCACGAGTTCCATGGGCTGGCCGATCGCTACCGCGAGGCCGAAGCGTCGACGGCGCCGGTGCTGGCGGCGATGGAAGCGATCTACCGCCGCTCGCTCACGCTGCCGGTGGCCGGCGACACCTTCGCGGCGCGGCTCGCACCGCTCAACCCGGCATGA
- a CDS encoding aspartate/glutamate racemase family protein, with amino-acid sequence MKRVLLGMLTPSSNTALEPITSAMLAGLPEVSAHFGRFRVTEISLKPQALGQFDMAPILEAARLLADARVDVIAWNGTSSGWLGFDADVALCQRIEAEVGIRCCTSVLALNEIMEKTQRKRFGLVTPYLHDVQAAIVANYARHGFECVAEQHLNQSVNFSFSEVTPEQLIGMSRDVAKAKPQCLTTFCTNLRAAHLAPALEAELGIPVYDTVSTAVWKSLRMCGVDTRRVQGWGSLFAEEIA; translated from the coding sequence ATGAAGCGCGTTCTGCTGGGGATGCTGACCCCGTCTTCCAACACTGCGCTGGAGCCCATCACCTCGGCCATGCTGGCCGGGTTGCCCGAGGTCAGCGCGCATTTCGGGCGCTTCCGCGTGACCGAGATCTCGCTCAAGCCACAAGCCTTGGGCCAGTTCGACATGGCGCCGATCCTCGAGGCGGCGCGCCTCCTGGCCGATGCGCGTGTCGATGTGATCGCGTGGAACGGCACCTCGTCGGGCTGGCTGGGCTTCGACGCCGACGTGGCGCTGTGCCAGCGGATTGAGGCGGAGGTGGGCATCCGCTGCTGCACCTCGGTGCTGGCGCTCAACGAGATCATGGAGAAGACGCAGCGCAAGCGTTTCGGCCTGGTCACGCCCTACCTGCACGACGTGCAGGCGGCCATCGTCGCCAACTACGCGCGCCACGGCTTCGAATGCGTGGCCGAGCAGCACCTGAATCAGAGCGTCAACTTCAGCTTCTCGGAGGTGACGCCCGAGCAACTGATCGGCATGTCGCGCGACGTCGCGAAGGCGAAGCCGCAGTGCCTCACCACCTTCTGCACCAACCTGCGGGCGGCTCACCTCGCGCCGGCGCTGGAAGCGGAACTCGGCATCCCGGTCTACGACACCGTGAGCACCGCGGTGTGGAAGTCGCTGCGGATGTGCGGCGTGGACACGCGGCGCGTGCAGGGCTGGGGCAGCCTTTTCGCGGAGGAGATCGCATGA
- a CDS encoding DUF3830 family protein, whose translation MSLPQRLQIVAAGYRFVAEAHPDAPATFAAFAKLLPYRQRIIHVRWSGEAVWVPLGDFQLGVGYENHTSHPSAGDVLFYPGGFSETELLIAYGACSFASKMGPLAGNHFLSIVEGREQLPALGRKVLLQGIQDVVFDWVVPT comes from the coding sequence ATGAGCCTGCCGCAACGTCTGCAGATCGTCGCTGCGGGGTACCGCTTTGTCGCCGAGGCCCACCCCGATGCGCCGGCCACCTTTGCGGCCTTCGCCAAGCTGCTGCCTTATCGGCAGAGGATCATCCATGTGCGATGGAGCGGTGAAGCGGTGTGGGTCCCGCTGGGCGACTTCCAGCTGGGCGTGGGTTACGAGAACCACACCAGCCACCCGTCGGCAGGTGACGTGCTGTTCTACCCGGGAGGCTTCAGCGAAACGGAACTGTTGATCGCCTACGGCGCCTGCAGTTTTGCCAGCAAGATGGGGCCGTTGGCAGGCAACCATTTTCTGAGCATCGTCGAAGGGAGAGAGCAGCTGCCGGCGCTTGGCCGCAAGGTTCTGCTGCAGGGCATTCAGGACGTCGTGTTCGATTGGGTAGTGCCAACGTAG
- a CDS encoding 2'-5' RNA ligase family protein encodes MGQPERAPRDTVIARFNAVSECMAEHPLSPSTEPPRRPTDRLFFALLPDAPAAAAIAELANRLKAEHGLKGRPLATSRFHVTLHFFGDHVGLPHALVDGLAAAASALRFAPFDVVFDQAVSFPGRPRKRPFVLRGSEAGLAALMDFRRGLSEALVRQGLGELVDDTFTPHVTLLYDGQLLPPQPVGPIVWRVNDFALVDSLIGQARHVPLARWPLQGASTPS; translated from the coding sequence TTGGGGCAGCCCGAGCGGGCGCCGCGTGATACCGTCATCGCACGCTTCAACGCCGTAAGCGAGTGCATGGCCGAACATCCGCTTTCGCCGAGTACCGAGCCGCCCAGGCGGCCGACCGACCGGCTCTTCTTCGCACTGCTGCCTGACGCGCCTGCCGCGGCGGCCATTGCCGAGCTCGCGAATCGCCTGAAGGCCGAGCACGGCCTCAAGGGACGGCCGCTCGCCACCTCGCGCTTTCACGTCACGCTGCATTTCTTCGGCGATCACGTCGGCTTGCCGCACGCGCTGGTGGATGGGCTGGCTGCAGCGGCCTCGGCGCTGCGCTTCGCCCCGTTCGACGTGGTCTTCGATCAGGCCGTGAGCTTCCCTGGGCGCCCGCGCAAGCGGCCCTTCGTGCTGCGCGGTAGCGAGGCGGGGCTGGCCGCGCTGATGGACTTTCGCCGCGGCCTGAGCGAGGCGCTTGTGCGACAAGGCCTCGGCGAGCTCGTCGACGACACGTTCACGCCGCACGTCACCTTGTTGTATGACGGCCAGCTTTTGCCGCCGCAGCCGGTAGGGCCTATCGTGTGGCGGGTGAACGATTTCGCGCTGGTCGACAGCCTGATCGGCCAAGCGCGCCACGTGCCGCTCGCACGCTGGCCCTTGCAGGGCGCATCAACCCCTTCGTGA
- a CDS encoding DUF72 domain-containing protein: MQDSLFPEETQLAAPRPAPAPAATPVAAPEAPRRRGSKVLPCPPDESLVALARELPPRLRLGGSSWSYPGWRGLVWEGDHNESKLSREGLTAYAQHPLFRSVCIDRSFYRALTAQQYARYAAQVPDDFRFVVKAPASVTDATVRSENGRAVQENPVFLNAEIAIREFVEPALDGLGTKLGVLVFQLSPLPLPLLANLDEVFARLRALLQALPSLAAAPDAVVAVEARDPEFLTPAFAALLRDCGAAFCLGLQAKMPPIDGQLPMLRAMWPGPLVCRWNLNPVNGAYGYESAEKRYAPFDKIVDPDPHTRDTLARVIAATTAAGHNAFVTISNHAEGCAPLTAASLAQAVVSRRG, encoded by the coding sequence ATGCAAGACAGCCTGTTCCCGGAAGAAACGCAGCTCGCCGCACCGCGGCCGGCCCCCGCTCCTGCTGCCACACCCGTGGCAGCGCCGGAAGCCCCGAGGCGCCGCGGCAGCAAGGTCCTGCCCTGCCCGCCCGACGAGTCGCTCGTGGCCCTCGCCCGCGAGCTGCCGCCGCGGCTTCGCCTCGGTGGCTCGTCGTGGAGCTACCCGGGCTGGAGGGGCCTGGTGTGGGAAGGCGACCACAACGAATCCAAGCTGTCGCGCGAAGGGCTCACGGCCTATGCGCAGCACCCGCTCTTTCGCAGCGTCTGCATCGACCGCAGCTTCTACCGCGCACTCACGGCGCAGCAATACGCCCGCTACGCTGCGCAGGTGCCCGACGACTTCCGCTTCGTGGTGAAGGCGCCCGCCTCGGTCACCGATGCCACCGTGCGCAGCGAAAACGGCCGCGCGGTGCAGGAGAACCCGGTGTTCCTCAACGCAGAGATCGCGATCCGCGAGTTCGTGGAGCCCGCGCTCGACGGCCTCGGCACCAAGCTCGGCGTGCTGGTGTTCCAGTTGAGCCCGCTGCCCCTGCCGCTGTTGGCGAATCTGGACGAGGTCTTCGCCCGTCTGCGCGCCCTCCTGCAAGCCCTGCCCTCGCTGGCCGCCGCGCCCGACGCGGTGGTGGCGGTGGAAGCGCGCGACCCGGAGTTCCTGACGCCAGCCTTCGCCGCCCTCTTGCGCGACTGCGGCGCGGCCTTCTGCCTCGGCCTGCAGGCCAAGATGCCACCCATCGACGGCCAGCTGCCCATGCTGCGGGCGATGTGGCCCGGCCCGCTGGTCTGCCGCTGGAACCTCAACCCGGTCAATGGCGCATACGGCTACGAGTCGGCCGAGAAGCGCTACGCGCCGTTCGACAAGATCGTCGACCCCGACCCGCACACCCGCGACACGCTCGCCCGCGTGATCGCGGCGACCACGGCCGCGGGGCACAACGCCTTCGTCACCATCAGCAACCACGCCGAAGGCTGCGCGCCGCTCACGGCCGCGTCGCTGGCGCAGGCGGTGGTGTCACGAAGGGGTTGA
- a CDS encoding GntR family transcriptional regulator, with protein sequence MPAHKAARKSVATPSATPLPSGAIVRSAIYDRILQAVLEHRLPPGTKLVEDRLAELFDTSRAQVRDVLARLADEGVVTTIPNRGAFIASPTPEETREVFEARRLIEPALVRRFIARRDDAAVEKLRALVLEEQQARTRQDRPTMVRLSGEFHIRLAEYAGNRMLERSMRALASLTCLSIFLYDAPHATACREDEHELLLNAIARRRADRAAELMLEHLAHIEASLDLRLPRDEAVDLAAVLMPR encoded by the coding sequence ATGCCTGCACACAAAGCCGCTCGCAAGAGTGTTGCCACCCCTTCCGCGACTCCACTGCCGAGCGGCGCCATCGTGCGCAGCGCCATCTACGACCGCATCCTCCAGGCGGTGCTCGAGCACCGTCTGCCGCCGGGCACCAAGCTCGTGGAAGACCGCCTGGCCGAACTCTTCGACACCAGCCGCGCGCAGGTGCGCGACGTGCTGGCGCGCCTGGCCGACGAGGGTGTGGTCACCACCATCCCGAACCGGGGCGCGTTCATCGCCTCGCCCACACCGGAAGAAACGCGCGAGGTGTTCGAGGCGCGGCGCCTCATCGAGCCGGCGCTGGTGCGCCGCTTCATCGCCCGGCGCGACGACGCGGCGGTCGAGAAGCTGCGCGCCCTGGTCCTCGAGGAGCAGCAGGCGCGCACCCGGCAGGACCGGCCGACCATGGTGCGCCTGTCGGGTGAGTTCCACATCCGCCTGGCCGAATACGCCGGCAACCGCATGCTCGAACGCAGCATGCGGGCGCTGGCCTCGCTCACCTGCCTGTCGATCTTTCTCTACGACGCGCCGCACGCCACCGCCTGCCGCGAAGACGAGCACGAGCTGCTGCTCAATGCCATCGCCCGCCGCCGCGCCGACCGAGCCGCCGAGCTGATGCTGGAGCACCTGGCCCACATCGAGGCCTCGCTCGACCTGCGCCTGCCGCGCGACGAGGCGGTGGACCTGGCCGCGGTGCTCATGCCGCGCTGA